A region from the Romeriopsis navalis LEGE 11480 genome encodes:
- a CDS encoding leucine-rich repeat domain-containing protein: protein MSSPQIAEAEHRIQHALATNSTSLDLSELELEALPETLGNLTNLQELSLDRNQLSALPETLGKLTQLQELSLDSNQLSALPETLGKLTQLQSLNLDSNQLSALPETLGKLT from the coding sequence ATGTCGTCACCCCAGATTGCTGAAGCAGAACACCGTATTCAGCATGCGCTAGCAACTAATTCTACTTCTCTAGATCTATCAGAACTGGAATTAGAGGCGTTGCCCGAGACGCTGGGGAATCTGACGAATTTGCAGGAGCTTTCCCTCGATAGGAATCAACTGAGCGCGTTGCCCGAGACGCTGGGGAAACTGACGCAACTGCAGGAGCTTTCCCTCGATAGTAATCAACTGAGCGCGTTGCCCGAGACGCTGGGGAAACTGACGCAACTGCAGTCGCTTAACCTCGATAGTAATCAACTGAGCGCGTTGCCCGAGACGCTGGGGAAACTGACGA
- a CDS encoding DUF4327 family protein, whose translation MLKLTEYSIPAIQDEVQALVTKGLINRKNHIYDLAKHFGYNQWQEIERLLEFNDYLLRDNISELLGQEVWMND comes from the coding sequence ATGCTAAAACTCACCGAATACAGCATCCCGGCAATCCAGGATGAAGTCCAAGCACTAGTCACAAAGGGCCTCATTAACCGCAAAAACCATATCTATGACCTGGCCAAGCATTTTGGCTACAACCAATGGCAAGAAATCGAGCGTTTACTCGAATTCAATGACTATCTTCTGAGAGATAATATTAGCGAATTACTAGGGCAAGAAGTTTGGATGAATGATTAA